Below is a genomic region from Palaemon carinicauda isolate YSFRI2023 chromosome 31, ASM3689809v2, whole genome shotgun sequence.
cgtactggtacgtttcacaaagctcatccctttacccccatggacgtaccggtacgtccttgcaaaaaactgctatttacattttttttcataattttgataattttttgagaaacttcaggcattttccaagagaatgagaccaacctgacctctctatgaggaaaattaaggctgttagagcaatttttaaaaaatatactgcaaaatgtgcttgaaaaaaaaataacccccgggggttaagggctggaaagttccaaatagcctgggggtataaGGGTTAAAAAAGATTCGGTCAGCAAGAGTCTACACTCAATTGACGGGTTAAATGCAAAGAAAAAGCATTACTTGTATGGACAACAAGACCTAACAATACATTTATAACTTAAGAAATAATGAAACCTAACAAAATACATTTATAacttaagaaataatgaacaaagaaCACCACCCTGTGGAAAAATAGTGATCTCTAGTGATCTCTATAGTATTCATCAATATGTACTATTTAAAATTTAATGGCCAGAAactaatcaaaatgaaaataataatcggTAAACTATAAACTGTCCAAGGCTGGGAACaaatgcctcatgattaacaagccCAAACACACAACTTAAAGCATGGAAAATCAGAACTTTATCGGCAAAATCTCGAGATTTCTTCAAAAtaatgtgatttttatgcatagTATCCCAAGTACCTTGGCAATTGAGAGAGCCAAAGTTCAAACTAGGGAACacatgattactattactatatgcGTTCAGAAGAATTATTGatacatatacaatatttaaaTACTTGAACTTTGGAACTGATCATTACTCTCACCATGTGCatttaaaaatattgtatatatatatataaaatatttaaataacatgGGCTATTTAGAAaatgggtggtaatcagcaggacTATGGCTacatcaagtgaaaaaaaaaaaaaaaaaaaaaaaaaaaaaaaaaaaaaaaaaaaacacggagaaTTCCTTCCAAGCATGATTTATTACAGTGAACTCTACACTCGTAAAACTGTACTCTAGGGGTCAATACCATTCcataaactaaaggagaagtaaATACGAATAAGATAAGTTTTTTTTGAACACTTTTTATTGCCTTGCTCATCAACCAAAAACTTCAAATAAACCCTCACCTCCAAATATTATGAAGGtttgaaggaataaaaaaaaaatatgtgaagtaAATATTTAGAATCAAAGTGATCGAACTGAAATCCACTGAATTAGCCAAAAACTAATACGTGGGAAAAATCATTCATGAAGCAACTGTAAAATAGTTATTTCTCGCCATGGAACACCCTCACAATTCTGTACTTGAAGTTGGGAGTCTCGTCCAACACCCTCCTGTCTGGAATGGGACGATCCAAGGGGAAGCCCATGGGTCGCCTATCTGGGTACACTTCATGGTGAGAACCACAATGGGCATGACTGCCACCCTGTTCACTTACAGCAGCGGCATTAAGAGCATCATTAGACCCATCTGTGACTGCGAGGATCAGAGCAAATTCCATTCCGTCTTTCTTTCCTTTGGGAAGAAGCATTCTATTAGGTATGCCACAGGATCGTTCGTACTGGGACACGTCAAAGGTTCCACCACTTGTGACAGCCTGATCTGCAGCATCAATTAGAGTCTGGAAGGATGGTGTATCAGGAACAGTGACAGAGGAGTCGGTGGACTTTCTGATTACGCGATTTGATCCAGGTGACACTGGGAAGAGAGGAAACAACTTATTGTATGCAATCAAATCATGAAGTTGAGATTAATAATATGAAAACAGGAGAATTTGTACAAAACACTAAAATGGGACAAGTAAACGAATTAGATCTTTTATGcctaagtaatgataatatatcagTTTTCTCCTCAAACATGAATTATGATCAAACTTACAGTTCTTCCAGAATTTATCCATTTCAATGCACTGCCAGTAGCCATGAGAGAATGTGTATTCCACCAAGTTATTATCATACTGTGGACATAAGAAGATACGGAAGGTAGCAAGCACATTCCTTCCATTATTGTTGTTAACTTCAGCAACAAAAGAGAAGTCTTCATGATTTAGTCGACGCACATTAGCTTTTAGATCGACATTCTGAATGCCCTCAGCACTATCTACTGCATTTCGTAGATCAAATTCATAGTCTTCAAAGAAAGTCTTGAGGTCTTTGTCAACATCGATGCTTAGTACAGATACACCAGGGAAGAGAAGATCTTCCCTAGTATAAGGAAGCAGAGTGTCTTTGTGTTCTTTGAAAATGCTATCCATATATTTATGAAGTCTGAAGAAACTTGGGTCTCGTGTTGCGGTTTCAAAGTGTTCCATGACACCAGGAGGCATATTGTATTTACCGTGAGGGTCACTTTGGCGACCAAGCATTATGTGAGCAAGATTATGAAGCTGACCATAATATTGGATATTAGGACTGTACATTGAAGACTCAATGATATCTCCCAGTTTGTCTATACCACTATCATTCATGATATCAATTTTAGAGCCATCTTTGGCAATAAGATATCCATGTGCTATGGCATCTCGAATACGACTTTCCATGATGAGCATATCTCGAACTCTGGCCACACCATCAACGTCTTGGAAAACCACATTGTCCGGTCGGGCTGGGAATTCTCCTCCATATTTGTAAGTGGCTTCAGGGGCAAAGCCTTCAACAATAGGTTTCTCCCAATGAAGTTCATCAACAACATCTAGCCAGTTGGAGAGACGCTCTGCATCAAAGCGTACAGTTAACTGGTGATGAGCCCAGAAGAAGAGTTCTCCCTTACGGTTCAAGTTGTGTCCATATTTGTCTTCCCACCAAAAGGGATAATCCATATGCCAAGTGACATGATGGAGATTCATACCAATGTCTTCTCCAAAGTAGGCAATTCTCTGTTCCTTGTTTTTCTTTGTACCTGTGAATTTCATTTGGAATATTCCAGGGGTATTTCTCATCTTAGCAGTGTAAGCCTTCTGGATGACCTCACTGTTAGTGAACAAGTGAGGTGTAATCTCATAGAGTGGAGGTAAAACAACTCCGTGACCTACATCAGAATGGATGATGGCAGTGTATAAAGCATACACAAACTCTCCCTCATTCATGCGTTCTCGCCAGTAAGCTGCATTTTGTACAAAGTACTGCCACGTCTTGCACTGCATCAAAACATCAAATAAGAGAAGAGCTTCGTCTCTATGTTTTTGGTTGAACAAAGAGAACCAGGTCTTATGCTGTAAAAGTCTCTCATCCTTGTATTCCTTAACAAGTCGGTGCACTGCAACACCGCCATCTTTGTAAATGGTCAGGTCAGCTTCAGGGTCAAAGGAAAGGGCCAAACTTTTAAGTTCAGGAAACTGCAATTTATCGTAGATCTTCCAGAGTAGACGGTTCACATCTTGCTGTTTCTTGGCTATAAAGACATTTGATGAGAGAAATAAATATTACAGAACAGAAATTCAAGATAATTTGAATCTTACAACAATAGTATTGATATTAATTGTAATCATTCACTGATTGGTCGTTATAAAACTGCGTAGGATATCTTATTTCTTATCAAAAACTACAGTAAAACACCCATGACATACTATACATTATACTTGAATGAGCCTTACC
It encodes:
- the LOC137624994 gene encoding hemocyanin B chain-like; the protein is MKAFVFFTLVAFGLCWSNVHGDNTAKKQQDVNRLLWKIYDKLQFPELKSLALSFDPEADLTIYKDGGVAVHRLVKEYKDERLLQHKTWFSLFNQKHRDEALLLFDVLMQCKTWQYFVQNAAYWRERMNEGEFVYALYTAIIHSDVGHGVVLPPLYEITPHLFTNSEVIQKAYTAKMRNTPGIFQMKFTGTKKNKEQRIAYFGEDIGMNLHHVTWHMDYPFWWEDKYGHNLNRKGELFFWAHHQLTVRFDAERLSNWLDVVDELHWEKPIVEGFAPEATYKYGGEFPARPDNVVFQDVDGVARVRDMLIMESRIRDAIAHGYLIAKDGSKIDIMNDSGIDKLGDIIESSMYSPNIQYYGQLHNLAHIMLGRQSDPHGKYNMPPGVMEHFETATRDPSFFRLHKYMDSIFKEHKDTLLPYTREDLLFPGVSVLSIDVDKDLKTFFEDYEFDLRNAVDSAEGIQNVDLKANVRRLNHEDFSFVAEVNNNNGRNVLATFRIFLCPQYDNNLVEYTFSHGYWQCIEMDKFWKNLSPGSNRVIRKSTDSSVTVPDTPSFQTLIDAADQAVTSGGTFDVSQYERSCGIPNRMLLPKGKKDGMEFALILAVTDGSNDALNAAAVSEQGGSHAHCGSHHEVYPDRRPMGFPLDRPIPDRRVLDETPNFKYRIVRVFHGEK